The following coding sequences are from one Rubinisphaera margarita window:
- the polA gene encoding DNA polymerase I, whose protein sequence is MPETVYIIDTFSLMFQVFHAIPPMTGPAGQPTNAVFGFTRDLFMILRKKPGYLLCALDSPGPGLRSDWYPDYKAQRKEMPEDLAPQIPMITEVIEGFGIPAVTHAGWEADDVIATVTRQAEAAGMEVCIVSTDKDCRQLLNEHVKMFNCRKGEYFGPPELMETWNIRPEQVIDFQALVGDSVDNVPGVPLVGPKKATALLEQFGDLEGVLANAEKAPGKKLRENLVTYADQARISKKLVTLSTELPLDFNLETARVGNFDVDALQQMFLDFGFRKFRDDLYDLAGLGDGDVPQDIPPAKKVGQRSLFDAAGNAAPSTWRAEVKPIESSHDWVLIRDEDEFTELITLLGQAKEICIDLETTGLDAMRAEIVGWAVSIDPATGYYIPVKGPAGQFTLDPQQVLDAFRPLLVDPDIAISNQNIKYDLLVWKRLGIEVVNIGMDSMVGHYLLDAGARSHGLDSMADEFLKHRMIPIKDLIGTGKSQKRMDEIDVEQVAEYAAEDACISLRLCHLIRSQLEEQNLWTLYTELERPLIPILAQMEFDGIRVDDRELFEQSRQGEVRINELLEELKEQAGREFNPDSPKQLREVLFDEIGLPVQKRTKTGPSTDQSVLEKLALMHPLPAKIMEYRQLAKLKGTYLDALPKLIHPETGRIHASFNQVVAATGRLSSSDPNLQNIPIRTAEGRRIRKAFIPGEPGWKLLCCDYSQIELRMLAHFSGDEALREAFQTGMDIHTAVACEVFEVDEEHVDSDMRRVAKAVNFGVIYGQSPFGLAAALNIPHEQAAEFINNYFDRYPGVENFIHSTLEECHRAGYVYTVLGRRRPITGIKNVTGRNRNMPERTAINTVIQGSAADLIKQAMINIHNRLQSSDLQSRMLLQIHDELVFEAPVGELEELSQLVKTEMEAAMELDVPLLVDMKHGDNWLDAK, encoded by the coding sequence ATGCCTGAAACGGTCTACATCATCGACACCTTTTCGCTCATGTTTCAGGTGTTTCACGCCATTCCGCCGATGACGGGACCGGCCGGACAGCCGACGAATGCCGTCTTCGGCTTCACCCGCGATCTGTTCATGATCCTCCGGAAGAAGCCCGGCTATCTGCTCTGTGCTCTCGATTCTCCCGGTCCCGGATTGCGGTCCGACTGGTACCCCGACTACAAAGCGCAACGTAAGGAGATGCCGGAGGATCTCGCCCCGCAGATTCCGATGATCACCGAGGTCATCGAAGGCTTCGGGATTCCAGCCGTCACTCACGCCGGCTGGGAAGCGGATGATGTCATCGCGACCGTGACCCGCCAGGCCGAAGCCGCCGGGATGGAGGTCTGCATCGTCTCGACCGATAAGGACTGCCGACAGCTGCTCAATGAACACGTCAAAATGTTCAACTGCCGCAAAGGAGAATACTTCGGTCCACCCGAGTTGATGGAGACGTGGAACATCCGTCCGGAGCAGGTGATCGATTTCCAGGCGCTGGTCGGCGATTCGGTCGATAACGTCCCCGGCGTGCCGCTCGTCGGGCCGAAGAAAGCGACCGCACTGCTCGAACAGTTTGGCGATCTGGAGGGCGTGCTCGCCAATGCCGAGAAGGCTCCGGGGAAGAAGCTGCGCGAGAATCTGGTCACCTACGCCGATCAGGCCCGCATCAGCAAGAAGCTCGTCACGCTGAGCACCGAACTCCCGCTCGACTTCAATCTCGAAACTGCCCGTGTCGGCAACTTCGATGTCGATGCCCTGCAGCAGATGTTCCTCGATTTCGGCTTCCGCAAATTCCGCGACGATCTCTATGACCTCGCCGGACTCGGTGACGGGGACGTTCCGCAGGATATTCCACCTGCGAAGAAAGTGGGCCAGCGGTCGCTGTTTGATGCCGCAGGCAACGCGGCTCCTTCAACGTGGCGAGCCGAGGTGAAACCGATTGAGAGCAGTCACGACTGGGTTCTCATCCGCGACGAGGACGAGTTCACCGAGTTGATTACTCTGCTCGGTCAGGCCAAAGAGATCTGTATCGATCTGGAAACGACCGGGCTCGACGCGATGCGGGCGGAGATTGTCGGCTGGGCCGTCAGCATCGATCCGGCGACCGGGTACTACATCCCCGTCAAAGGGCCGGCGGGTCAGTTCACGCTCGATCCGCAACAGGTTCTCGACGCCTTCCGTCCGCTGCTGGTCGACCCCGACATCGCGATCAGCAATCAGAACATCAAATACGACCTGCTCGTCTGGAAGCGGCTCGGCATCGAAGTTGTGAACATCGGCATGGACTCGATGGTGGGGCATTATCTGCTCGACGCCGGGGCTCGCAGTCACGGTCTCGATTCGATGGCCGATGAGTTTCTGAAGCACCGTATGATTCCGATCAAGGATCTCATCGGCACGGGCAAATCGCAGAAACGGATGGATGAGATCGACGTCGAACAGGTCGCCGAGTACGCCGCCGAAGATGCGTGCATCTCGCTTCGGCTCTGTCATCTCATCCGCAGCCAGCTTGAAGAGCAGAACCTGTGGACACTCTACACCGAGCTGGAGCGCCCGCTGATTCCGATTCTGGCTCAGATGGAATTCGACGGTATTCGGGTCGATGACCGGGAGCTGTTCGAACAGAGTCGTCAGGGCGAGGTTCGCATCAATGAACTGCTCGAAGAGCTGAAGGAACAGGCGGGCCGTGAGTTCAATCCCGACTCCCCCAAGCAGCTGCGGGAAGTCCTGTTCGATGAGATCGGCCTGCCGGTGCAGAAGCGAACGAAAACCGGGCCGAGCACCGATCAGTCCGTGCTTGAGAAACTGGCGCTGATGCATCCGCTGCCGGCGAAGATCATGGAGTATCGGCAGCTGGCCAAGCTGAAGGGGACGTATCTCGACGCACTTCCGAAACTGATCCATCCCGAAACGGGTCGCATTCACGCTTCGTTCAATCAGGTGGTCGCCGCGACGGGGCGGCTCAGTTCCAGCGATCCGAACCTGCAGAACATCCCGATCCGCACCGCCGAAGGCCGCCGGATTCGCAAGGCATTCATCCCCGGGGAACCCGGCTGGAAACTCCTCTGCTGCGACTACTCCCAGATCGAACTCCGCATGCTGGCCCACTTCAGTGGAGACGAGGCGCTGCGGGAAGCGTTCCAGACCGGCATGGACATTCACACGGCTGTCGCCTGCGAAGTCTTTGAAGTCGATGAAGAACACGTCGATTCCGATATGCGTCGCGTCGCCAAGGCCGTGAACTTCGGCGTCATCTACGGGCAAAGTCCGTTCGGTCTCGCCGCGGCTCTCAACATTCCGCATGAGCAGGCGGCTGAGTTCATCAACAATTACTTCGACCGCTATCCGGGTGTTGAGAACTTCATTCACAGCACCCTCGAAGAATGTCATCGAGCCGGGTACGTCTACACGGTTCTCGGCCGCCGCCGCCCGATCACCGGGATCAAGAACGTGACCGGCCGCAACCGCAACATGCCGGAACGCACGGCGATTAACACCGTGATCCAGGGCTCAGCGGCTGACCTGATTAAACAGGCGATGATCAACATCCACAACCGCCTGCAGTCTTCCGACCTGCAAAGCCGCATGCTGCTGCAGATCCACGACGAACTCGTCTTCGAAGCCCCGGTCGGAGAGCTGGAAGAACTGTCTCAACTCGTGAAGACCGAGATGGAAGCCGCGATGGAACTCGATGTCCCTCTTCTCGTCGACATGAAGCACGGCGACAACTGGCTGGACGCGAAGTAG
- a CDS encoding DUF5989 family protein: MAIPPSIPDNQPLAGSDFERAAAGSDPGLIAEFALFLREHKAWWMIPILLSLALIGFTVWLSTTSIAPFIYPLF, translated from the coding sequence ATGGCCATTCCGCCGTCGATCCCGGACAATCAGCCGCTGGCTGGTTCTGACTTCGAACGCGCAGCCGCCGGCTCCGACCCGGGACTGATCGCCGAGTTCGCTCTGTTTCTCCGCGAACACAAAGCCTGGTGGATGATCCCGATCCTGCTCAGCCTCGCCCTGATCGGATTCACCGTCTGGCTGAGCACGACGTCGATTGCCCCGTTCATCTACCCACTGTTCTAA
- a CDS encoding SxtJ family membrane protein — MTSFRTAIEPRSERDLRVFALLQFPFALLLAWGLNADPSTLTGLTAISGLLALIAMFRPQVIRPLYLCWMAIAAPIGFFISHFLMAIVYYSLVTPIGLYRRWRLGDPLQRSFESTAESYWNKSTRPQRAEDYFRQF; from the coding sequence ATGACTTCCTTCCGAACTGCGATCGAACCCCGTTCGGAGCGGGACCTGCGGGTCTTCGCTCTGCTGCAGTTTCCGTTCGCGTTGCTGCTCGCCTGGGGACTGAATGCGGACCCGTCGACGCTGACCGGCCTCACGGCGATCTCCGGTCTACTGGCGTTGATTGCCATGTTTCGCCCGCAGGTGATCCGGCCACTCTACCTGTGCTGGATGGCAATCGCGGCTCCGATCGGATTTTTCATCTCGCATTTTCTCATGGCCATAGTGTACTATAGTCTTGTCACGCCCATCGGGCTTTATCGCCGCTGGCGGCTTGGGGACCCTCTGCAGCGTTCGTTCGAATCGACTGCCGAGAGTTACTGGAACAAATCGACCCGGCCACAGCGAGCGGAAGATTACTTTCGTCAGTTCTGA
- a CDS encoding carbamoyltransferase family protein — MTAILGISGFYHDSAAALVIDGELIAAAQEERFTRRKHENGFPRQAIEYCLTEAGLADNELDYVGLYEKPLLKFDRLLQTYLAVAPRGYRSFATAIPLWLKEKLHVSRIIRRELGQRFQKRVAFAGHHEAHAASAFFPSPFDEAAILTVDGVGEWATASFGSGQGSRIELTNELRFPHSLGLLYSAFTQYCGFKVDSGEYKLMGLAPYGKPVLADRIRQKLVDVKPDGSLRLDMRHFNYCSGLTMINRRFEHLFGQPKRKSEGELTQHYKDVAASIQLVTEDVLLKMAHHVHRLTGQKRLCLAGGVALNCVANGRLLREGPFEDLWIQPAAGDAGGALGAALLIWHQLLDKPREPRATDTMRGSLLGPAFTESQIENSLRAAGAVFRTVGEDAELLQQTAALLSAGKVVGWFQGRMEFGPRALGNRSILGDPRDPQMQSRMNQKIKFRESFRPFAPAVLAEHAGDHFEMDGISASPYMLLTTQVRSDLPAITHVDGSARVQTVDAGRNPRFAGLLEEFHRQTGCPVLINTSFNVRGEPIVCTPAEACRCFLRTEMDALIIGNRILLKEEQPAVTRDRSHIDREPLGED; from the coding sequence ATGACAGCCATTCTCGGCATCTCTGGCTTCTATCACGATTCCGCCGCGGCTCTCGTGATCGATGGCGAACTCATTGCCGCCGCTCAGGAAGAACGCTTCACCCGCCGCAAACACGAGAACGGCTTTCCTCGGCAGGCGATCGAGTACTGTCTCACGGAAGCCGGTCTGGCCGACAACGAGCTCGACTATGTGGGCTTATACGAGAAACCGCTGCTCAAGTTCGATCGGCTGCTGCAGACCTATCTGGCCGTTGCTCCTCGCGGTTACCGCTCCTTCGCGACAGCGATTCCACTCTGGTTGAAAGAGAAGCTGCACGTTTCCCGCATCATCCGTCGCGAACTCGGACAGCGCTTTCAGAAGCGGGTCGCTTTCGCCGGGCATCACGAAGCCCACGCCGCCAGTGCGTTCTTCCCCTCGCCCTTCGACGAAGCTGCGATTCTGACAGTCGATGGCGTCGGCGAGTGGGCGACCGCCAGTTTCGGCTCGGGGCAGGGAAGCCGGATCGAACTGACGAATGAACTCCGATTTCCGCATTCGCTCGGCCTGCTGTATTCGGCCTTCACCCAATACTGCGGCTTCAAAGTCGACTCGGGCGAATACAAACTGATGGGCCTGGCTCCCTACGGAAAGCCGGTCTTAGCCGACCGCATCCGACAGAAACTCGTCGACGTCAAACCCGATGGATCACTTCGGCTCGACATGCGGCACTTCAACTACTGCAGTGGACTGACAATGATCAACCGCCGCTTCGAACACCTGTTTGGCCAGCCGAAACGGAAGTCCGAAGGAGAACTTACGCAGCATTACAAGGACGTCGCCGCCTCGATTCAACTCGTAACCGAAGACGTGCTGCTCAAGATGGCTCACCACGTGCATCGGCTGACCGGCCAGAAGCGGCTCTGCCTCGCCGGCGGGGTCGCCCTCAACTGCGTCGCCAATGGACGGCTGCTTCGCGAAGGCCCGTTTGAAGACCTCTGGATTCAACCGGCAGCCGGCGATGCCGGGGGAGCTCTGGGAGCAGCCCTGCTGATCTGGCATCAACTGCTCGACAAGCCCCGAGAACCACGAGCAACCGACACCATGCGCGGATCGCTGCTAGGCCCGGCGTTCACCGAAAGTCAGATCGAAAACTCACTGCGAGCAGCGGGAGCCGTCTTTCGAACGGTTGGAGAGGATGCCGAACTGTTGCAGCAAACCGCCGCCCTGCTGTCCGCCGGCAAAGTCGTCGGGTGGTTTCAGGGACGCATGGAATTCGGTCCGCGAGCGCTCGGCAATCGCAGCATTCTCGGCGACCCGCGCGATCCGCAGATGCAGTCGCGGATGAACCAGAAGATCAAGTTCCGCGAATCATTCCGCCCCTTCGCTCCTGCCGTGCTCGCCGAGCATGCGGGGGATCACTTCGAAATGGACGGGATTTCCGCAAGCCCTTACATGCTGCTGACGACTCAGGTTCGATCCGATCTCCCGGCGATCACTCATGTCGACGGCTCCGCTCGCGTGCAGACTGTTGATGCCGGGCGCAATCCTCGATTCGCGGGACTGCTGGAGGAGTTTCATCGCCAGACCGGCTGCCCGGTGCTGATCAACACGAGCTTCAATGTGCGGGGCGAACCGATTGTCTGCACCCCGGCTGAAGCCTGCCGATGTTTTCTGCGAACCGAGATGGACGCCCTCATTATCGGAAACCGGATTCTGCTCAAAGAGGAACAGCCTGCAGTCACCCGCGATCGTTCTCACATCGATCGAGAACCACTGGGAGAGGACTGA
- a CDS encoding arylsulfatase B: MRMLIGRVLVLSGIALLALTSSPAAAEQPHIVMMLADDLGWGDVGYHGSRISTPNIDKLAARGVQFNQFYVQPVCSPTRASLMSGRYPMRYGLQCGVVRPWADYGLPLDERTLPQALNDVGYETAVCGKWHLGHSRPEYLPTSRGFDHQYGHYNGAIDYFKLERDGGHDWHRNDKRLDEEGYSTNLIADEASRLIKEHDQSRPLFLYVPFNAPHTPLQAPQKYIDQYKHFKQKDRQVYAAMVTCMDDAVGQIVDALETAKFPTDNTLIFFCSDNGGIPKLGSNRELRSGKGRLYEGGVRVPAVMVWENRLPAGGEVNAALHIVDLYPTFLKLAGASLEQEKPLDGRDAWPAIADGAESPHEYILHNTTPFHGALRSGPWKVVHNGDVTSNTTADPGQNVWELFNIEEDPSEENDVSARRPRIFERLKKQLADLASQAHEPNIPPNRAPDDFTVPAVWGEFN; this comes from the coding sequence ATGCGAATGCTGATCGGACGCGTGCTGGTTCTGAGTGGAATTGCTCTACTGGCGTTGACCTCTTCGCCTGCCGCGGCTGAGCAGCCGCACATTGTCATGATGCTTGCCGACGATCTCGGCTGGGGGGATGTCGGCTATCACGGCAGCCGGATCTCGACGCCGAACATCGACAAGCTCGCCGCCCGAGGCGTGCAGTTCAATCAGTTCTACGTGCAGCCGGTTTGCTCCCCAACGCGAGCTTCGTTGATGAGCGGCCGGTATCCGATGCGATACGGCCTGCAGTGCGGCGTCGTTCGTCCCTGGGCCGATTACGGACTCCCGCTCGATGAGCGAACGCTTCCACAGGCGCTGAACGACGTTGGCTACGAAACGGCCGTCTGCGGGAAATGGCACCTCGGACATTCCCGGCCCGAGTATCTGCCAACGAGTCGCGGATTCGATCATCAGTACGGCCATTACAACGGGGCGATCGACTACTTCAAGCTCGAACGGGACGGCGGCCACGACTGGCATCGGAATGACAAACGTCTCGATGAGGAGGGCTACTCCACAAACCTCATCGCCGACGAAGCGAGCCGACTGATCAAAGAACACGATCAAAGCCGCCCACTGTTCCTGTATGTCCCCTTCAACGCGCCGCACACGCCGCTGCAGGCTCCGCAGAAGTACATCGATCAGTACAAGCACTTCAAACAGAAGGACCGCCAGGTCTACGCAGCAATGGTCACCTGCATGGACGACGCCGTCGGGCAGATTGTCGATGCTCTCGAAACAGCGAAGTTCCCCACCGACAACACGCTGATCTTTTTCTGTTCCGATAACGGCGGCATCCCCAAACTCGGTTCGAATCGCGAACTCCGATCCGGCAAAGGCCGACTCTACGAGGGTGGAGTCCGGGTTCCCGCCGTGATGGTCTGGGAGAACAGGCTGCCGGCGGGTGGGGAAGTCAACGCGGCTCTGCATATTGTCGACCTGTACCCGACCTTCCTGAAACTCGCCGGAGCGTCGCTTGAACAGGAGAAGCCCCTCGATGGCCGCGACGCCTGGCCGGCGATTGCCGATGGAGCCGAGTCGCCGCACGAATACATTCTGCACAATACAACGCCGTTCCACGGGGCGCTGCGTTCCGGTCCCTGGAAGGTCGTGCATAACGGCGATGTCACCTCGAACACGACCGCAGACCCCGGCCAGAATGTCTGGGAACTGTTCAACATCGAGGAGGATCCCTCCGAAGAGAACGACGTCTCGGCCAGGCGGCCGCGCATCTTCGAACGTCTGAAGAAACAGCTCGCCGATCTCGCTTCTCAGGCCCACGAACCGAACATCCCGCCCAACCGCGCTCCCGATGATTTCACCGTCCCGGCCGTCTGGGGAGAGTTCAATTGA
- a CDS encoding homoserine dehydrogenase, translating into MAEQQPMRVAIVGLGTVGSGVVKILLEQAERIQRRTNRKIEVVSVIVRNPTKTRSISIADDLIDTSLDMIEDPDIDVVCELIGGTTTAGDVVRQAVQAGKHVVTANKALLCEQGDELFKLAREHNRAICFEAAVAGGVPIIEAVSESLSGNQITSIEAILNGTSNYILTEMLERNASYEDAVAMAQKKGYAEADPSMDVDGTDAAQKLTILTQLAFGTKVDPKQFLRQGIDKLDLTDLQYADELGYRIKLLAVARLDSGSLEMHTQPTLIHKHQPMAEVYDAYNMIELEGDAVGRTWFSGMGAGQMPTASAVVSDLIDLAVGRAQLSFPLLDLWQAQKPLPVLPAEEIERRYYLRFRVKEEPGVMAALTTILGENGISINSCIQHETDPKSPPSTVPLVIMTHECTEGQMRAADAALSECPKILKPFLRLPIRD; encoded by the coding sequence ATGGCAGAGCAGCAACCGATGCGGGTCGCGATTGTCGGACTGGGCACGGTCGGATCGGGCGTGGTCAAAATCCTCCTCGAGCAGGCCGAACGCATCCAGCGACGAACGAATCGCAAGATCGAAGTTGTCTCGGTCATCGTCCGCAATCCGACTAAAACCCGATCCATTTCGATTGCCGATGATCTCATCGACACTTCGCTCGACATGATTGAAGATCCGGACATCGATGTCGTCTGCGAGCTCATCGGCGGCACCACGACGGCTGGCGATGTCGTCCGCCAGGCGGTTCAGGCCGGCAAACACGTCGTCACCGCCAACAAAGCACTACTTTGTGAACAGGGTGATGAACTGTTCAAACTCGCCCGCGAGCACAACCGGGCCATCTGTTTCGAAGCGGCTGTCGCCGGCGGGGTGCCGATCATCGAAGCCGTCTCCGAATCGCTTTCCGGAAACCAGATCACCTCGATTGAAGCGATTCTGAACGGCACCAGCAACTACATCCTGACTGAAATGCTGGAGCGAAATGCGTCTTACGAAGACGCCGTGGCGATGGCCCAGAAAAAGGGCTACGCCGAAGCCGATCCTTCCATGGATGTCGACGGCACCGACGCCGCCCAGAAGCTGACCATTCTGACGCAGCTGGCGTTCGGCACCAAAGTCGATCCGAAGCAGTTCCTGCGGCAGGGGATCGACAAGCTCGATCTGACCGACCTGCAATACGCCGATGAGCTCGGCTATCGCATCAAACTGTTGGCCGTGGCCCGGCTCGATTCCGGCTCGCTCGAAATGCACACGCAGCCCACGCTGATCCACAAACATCAGCCAATGGCCGAAGTCTACGACGCCTACAACATGATCGAACTCGAAGGAGACGCCGTCGGCCGCACCTGGTTCTCCGGCATGGGAGCCGGCCAGATGCCGACCGCTTCGGCTGTCGTTTCCGATTTGATCGATCTGGCCGTCGGACGGGCTCAGCTCTCCTTCCCGCTGCTCGACCTGTGGCAGGCGCAGAAGCCACTGCCGGTCCTGCCCGCCGAAGAGATTGAACGCCGCTACTATCTGCGGTTCCGCGTGAAAGAAGAGCCGGGTGTAATGGCCGCTCTCACAACGATTCTGGGCGAGAACGGGATCAGCATCAATTCGTGTATTCAGCACGAGACTGATCCGAAATCACCACCCAGCACCGTGCCGCTGGTGATCATGACTCACGAATGCACCGAAGGACAGATGCGGGCCGCCGACGCGGCTCTCTCGGAATGTCCGAAAATCCTGAAGCCTTTCCTGCGACTGCCGATCCGGGACTGA
- a CDS encoding menaquinone biosynthetic enzyme MqnA/MqnD family protein: MDWDVTTGETGETSPPVSDARVGAVSYLNTKPLIEGLEKNLAADHLVLKVPSRLADELSQGLLDVALIPSVEYFGDPDYEIISDACIATRGPVLSVKLYSRVPLGDIRSLALDEGSRTSAALTRVMLQERYGVIPELRPLPLKSSLADTDADAVLLIGDRAIHPPQEEFVATWDLGEEWVTWTGLPFVFAMWVTRKSAVNPQLADLLEEARDRGLARLPEIAAREAGPLGISVETAHDYLRDNLHFQFGSAEWQGLRLFRELVDGLEGAPLNPNTFN, from the coding sequence TTGGATTGGGATGTAACGACAGGGGAGACTGGGGAAACCTCGCCTCCTGTCTCTGATGCGCGGGTCGGAGCGGTTTCCTACCTGAATACAAAGCCCTTGATCGAAGGTCTGGAGAAGAATCTGGCCGCCGATCATCTGGTGCTCAAAGTCCCCAGCCGCCTGGCGGATGAACTTTCTCAGGGCCTGCTCGATGTCGCGTTGATTCCCTCGGTCGAGTACTTCGGCGATCCCGATTACGAAATCATCTCCGACGCCTGCATCGCGACCCGCGGTCCGGTGCTCAGTGTGAAGCTGTATTCCCGCGTGCCACTCGGGGATATCCGTTCACTGGCGCTCGATGAAGGATCCCGCACCAGTGCGGCTCTGACGCGCGTGATGCTGCAGGAACGCTACGGCGTCATTCCGGAACTGCGTCCGCTGCCACTGAAATCGTCCCTGGCCGATACCGACGCCGATGCCGTGCTGCTGATTGGCGATCGGGCGATTCATCCGCCGCAGGAAGAATTCGTCGCGACCTGGGATCTGGGCGAGGAATGGGTCACCTGGACGGGATTGCCGTTCGTTTTTGCCATGTGGGTGACTCGCAAATCGGCCGTGAACCCGCAGCTGGCCGACCTGCTTGAAGAGGCCCGTGATCGAGGGCTGGCCCGCCTGCCGGAAATTGCTGCCCGCGAAGCCGGCCCGCTCGGCATCAGTGTCGAAACGGCTCATGATTATCTGCGTGACAATCTTCACTTCCAGTTCGGCTCGGCAGAATGGCAGGGACTGCGACTGTTCCGCGAACTGGTCGACGGCCTCGAAGGCGCCCCGCTGAATCCGAACACCTTTAACTGA
- the mqnC gene encoding cyclic dehypoxanthinyl futalosine synthase, translating into MISPVTSPIQPILDKAVAGERLTREEGVQLLESHDLVAIGAAADAVTKRLHPEQFRTYNIDRNINYTNACTAVCDFCAFYRPPSHPDVYVLPMETLLEKIQETVELGGDQILLQGGLHPKLPLEWYEDMLRGIKDAFPQVNVHGFSPPEIHHFTKISKLPLETVLERLKAAGLGSLPGGGGEILVDRVRKEITRGKVLTDDWLNVNRVWHKLGGKSTATMMFGHVETLAERIEHLDRLREVQDETGGFTAFICWTFQPDNTEMDHIPPTGAFEYLKTQAVSRLFLDNFPNIQSSWVTQGAKIGQIALSFGANDMGSLMIEENVVSKAGTVHHLTLDTIRRCITDAGYIPRQRNVFYEYIDEYDPNQTPKTFEAPKGPLVELS; encoded by the coding sequence ATGATCAGTCCTGTCACCTCTCCCATTCAGCCGATTCTCGATAAAGCCGTCGCCGGCGAGCGACTGACTCGCGAAGAAGGCGTGCAACTGCTCGAATCGCACGACCTGGTAGCCATCGGAGCGGCTGCCGACGCCGTGACGAAGCGGCTGCATCCGGAACAGTTCCGAACCTACAACATCGACCGGAACATCAACTACACCAACGCCTGCACGGCTGTCTGCGACTTCTGCGCGTTCTATCGCCCGCCGAGCCATCCCGATGTGTACGTGCTCCCGATGGAAACGCTGCTGGAGAAGATCCAGGAAACCGTCGAGCTTGGTGGCGATCAGATTCTGCTCCAGGGGGGACTGCACCCCAAGCTGCCGCTGGAGTGGTACGAAGACATGCTCCGCGGCATCAAAGATGCCTTCCCGCAGGTCAACGTGCACGGCTTCAGCCCGCCGGAGATTCACCACTTCACCAAGATCAGCAAGCTGCCGCTCGAAACCGTGCTTGAGCGTCTGAAGGCCGCCGGACTTGGAAGCCTGCCGGGTGGCGGCGGCGAGATTCTGGTCGACCGCGTTCGCAAGGAAATCACTCGCGGCAAGGTGTTGACCGACGACTGGCTGAACGTGAACCGGGTCTGGCACAAGCTGGGCGGAAAATCGACCGCGACGATGATGTTCGGGCACGTCGAAACACTTGCCGAGCGGATTGAGCATCTCGATCGACTCCGCGAAGTCCAGGACGAAACCGGCGGCTTCACCGCGTTCATCTGCTGGACCTTCCAGCCGGACAACACCGAGATGGACCACATCCCGCCGACCGGAGCGTTTGAGTACCTCAAGACCCAGGCCGTGAGCCGGCTGTTTCTCGACAACTTCCCGAACATCCAGTCGTCCTGGGTGACGCAGGGAGCCAAGATCGGCCAGATCGCTCTCAGCTTCGGCGCCAACGACATGGGCAGCCTGATGATCGAAGAGAACGTCGTCTCCAAAGCGGGCACCGTGCATCACCTCACACTCGACACGATCCGCCGCTGCATCACCGACGCCGGTTACATCCCGCGCCAGCGAAACGTCTTCTACGAATACATCGACGAGTACGATCCGAATCAGACTCCCAAGACCTTCGAAGCCCCCAAAGGCCCCTTGGTCGAACTGTCGTAA